The proteins below are encoded in one region of Pseudomonas putida NBRC 14164:
- a CDS encoding LPS-assembly lipoprotein LptE, which produces MIKRNLLVIGLAVMLSACGFQLRGTGSTELSVKEMDVSARNAYGPTVVQLREVLERSGVNVHAGAPYRLVLTNEQERERSATYSSGNRSAEYELTTELNYSIQGLNNLELLSDKLEVRKIYVRDGSNITGSEQEANRAREEMRRDLVNAMVVRLQMLSPSQLDELQRKADERAKAEADALEAARRQQAETPQQSPLEVPGN; this is translated from the coding sequence ATGATCAAACGCAATTTGCTGGTAATCGGCCTGGCGGTCATGCTCAGCGCCTGCGGTTTCCAGCTGCGCGGCACCGGCTCCACCGAGCTGAGTGTGAAGGAAATGGACGTCAGCGCACGCAATGCCTACGGCCCGACCGTGGTCCAGCTTCGAGAGGTACTGGAGCGTAGCGGTGTCAACGTGCATGCCGGCGCGCCTTACCGCCTGGTGTTGACCAACGAGCAGGAGCGCGAGCGCTCGGCAACCTACAGCAGCGGCAACCGTTCCGCCGAGTACGAGCTGACCACGGAGCTGAACTACAGCATCCAGGGCCTGAACAACCTGGAGCTGCTGAGCGACAAGCTGGAAGTGCGCAAGATCTACGTGCGTGACGGCTCGAACATCACCGGTTCCGAGCAGGAAGCCAACCGCGCGCGTGAAGAAATGCGCCGCGACCTGGTCAATGCCATGGTCGTCCGCCTGCAAATGCTGAGCCCGTCCCAGCTGGACGAGCTGCAGCGTAAAGCCGACGAGCGCGCCAAGGCCGAAGCCGACGCGCTGGAGGCCGCACGCCGCCAGCAGGCCGAAACGCCTCAGCAGTCGCCACTGGAAGTGCCGGGCAACTAA